A window of Daucus carota subsp. sativus chromosome 2, DH1 v3.0, whole genome shotgun sequence genomic DNA:
ATATTAGTTATTATGCTATGACAAAGAACTACGACAAGCATCACTATATTAGATATGACATATATGCTGCAGCACCGAAAAATTACCTTTGTTGTATTGACGTAAAGTTTAGGACCCATAAAAGTGAACTTCAGTGATGGAAATCCGAATTTTCTATGTCTAGGAGCGAGTGGAAGATCACTATATGCTGGAGCCCACTGTCGAGGTACTTGAAATTCTAGAAACTGTTGTAGATCCTCCATAGGCGGCTTATCTGCATTTGATATATGCCATTAGGTACAATCACAGGGTCATGTCGTCAAGGTAGACAATGGGAACTTCATATATGAGGACACTACCGAGATGCATATAATACATATCACATGTGCATGTATATAGAATGATCAACACAATTTTGTTAGTTCATCAAATTACTTGGATAGTCTCCTCGAATTTAAATACTTAATTAGGGACATAGGGCAGCCGGTTTTAAACTTGTCATAATATAGTAAATATTGTGCAATGTTCAAGAATCAAAAACCAAACACAGGTTTTACCTGCAGAAAACCTGACTGATTAAAGAATATAAAGTGAGATAAGCATACTCACATCGAAGGTAGAGATTGATTGCATGGCTTAAAAATCCACTACCTCGAACACCACTAAGAAGGGAAACAAGAGGCACAAAAGACATTGATATGACGTTTGGAAACTGTGATATAGTTGAAAGCCACTCTTTATGACTTTGACCATTATCCAAACCTCCCCTCCTAATACGGATGCTCAACATgtcctgcagcaatatatatgtgatattGCATAACATCTCTGACATGATGCGTCTTGAAAAATCACTTACTAAATTTTAAGAAGCTTACATTATTTTTAGAGTGTGAAACAACAGGTGGTCTAAATGAGTGTGCAAATGGTGGATTGAGATCCCAGACCACTGATTGTGTTTCCTgtaacaaacatatatacaacaGTTAGTGTAAGAATAAGATTGTATTTATAGTACTAATAGACTTCAAGAAAACTAAAATTAATGGCTACATTATTCTTGCGGTATACAAAAAAATTGTCTGCTTAAATTAAATTCTCTGTTGATCCTTCTGTCTATGGGGTAAAACTCAAATTTTCTGGGAACTCTTAAGAGCAACTTTTTTTGAGTGACTAAAACCACGAGGTGTTAGGGAAAAGATTTTAGCAGGATCATTATATTCTAACTCTCTAACACTCCCCTTCACTCAAAAGCCCATTTCTGGGTCGAGAGTGGATCATGGGCGCCCATCTTCGGGGCATAATTTTGCCTTTCGTGTCCAAAATAAATGATGGGAATAGGGAGTCCAACTCGAGGTGTTAGGGTAAGGATTTTAgcaggatcttatattctaaaatCTAGTACAAAAAAAACCGAGAAATGCCTGTAAAGCATGGTCTTGTCTGAGAATTCATATTAGAAGTTGGGTTTGCAACTGAAGGGTTTTTAGGAGTATTATGATGAGTTCACTGGGAAAAAAAGGGTACTGCGATAGTAAATTTTAAGATACCTTCTTTTTTCCTTCTGGTGCCTGTGTCAGAATCTCATTTTCAGATTCGGAAAATCGTTCATCTGCTAATTTCTTTAACAAAACTTGCATATCCGTTGGCTCAAGGTTTGAGCTTTGTAACTGCTTGAGGTGAATTACATCTTTACCTCCCATCTTCACCCCCACTATGATATGAGTACCGTATTTTTCAATAAACCTGAAAAGTGGTGTAATTAAATATTGCAATCATCAAAACTCTTCATAAATAGGTAACCAATTGGAACATCCCCCGCCAAAGTAGGCAGAGGGACATTAGTACTTCATATTAGTGTCGAAGATTTGCATGCCATTCTATGTGTTTTTGTGTGCTAGATTTTGCAGCAGTCAACTATATGTGCTCAGAACATACTCTATGCAACATTATCTGATAACAAAATAAGTGAAAGATACTTCATCATTTTTTATTAGACCATAGACGGATTTACAAACTCGTCAATTCTGGCTGGAAATCATTAGAAGAGGTTAATAGCCTCAAAGTACTCACCTCATAGTTAAGAGATGTATGTAATAAGCTACCAAAAGTATAAAGGTAACATGAATGCTTACCAAATATGTACTGAGGTTCTGTATACATATAATTCTAAGCACTATATACACGCATCTGATGTAGAAATCTAATAGAAGTGCTCAAATAGAAAAGTTGAGATAATTTAAGTAAAACTTCTTACTCTGCAAGTGCAGCAGGATCCCACGAAGAAGGCACTTCCTTCTTAACATCGGCTAAAAGTGTAATGTGAGACCTTGCCAATTCAATCGAGTATAGAGTGATAAACCAACCATCAAATGCAAGAGCTTTAGTGGTTGCTGCGTCCTTTTGCCAACACCCCTTGTAATCAAACATTGCGTTGAATAGACCAGATGGTACTTTACCGGATAAGGATACATCCTGATTTAATTGCTCCGACATCTGTATATAATTAAAAGTTCAGtaatcaaaaatatcattttttattcATACATAGTAAATTTTGCTTTGTAAACTAAATAACCAAAGGCCAATGTAGTAAAGATGTTTGTGAATTGTGAATCTAATGTGTCTTCGAGTTACTCTGCCATTCTGCAAAATTcaagaaattgacatggaaCAAACTTAAGCTACATGAGATGATTCAAATGCATAAACTTAACAAAAACCTTGTGAGAAATATATGTGAATCCACAGCATTCCTAAAAGAGAaacttgttttttttcttttgaatttcttCACCTTCTCAAATATTCTCAAAACTTCCTAAAATTTTAAGCATTTCACAAAAATCCTAATTCTCACATTTTCATAGTCCTAGCTATAAGCTATGAATGCAAGGGGAGTCACGTGTCAATCCCTACATTTCTGTAGCTAAGACATCCGTCGATGGAGTATGCCcgcaagaatgaaactcaaaGGAATTGACCGGCTACACTCCAGATACATCTTAAATCCACTCCTAATTGACAACATACTTTCTAAATTCGGTTTGGCAAGAACTCTTACCTTAACAATAACTTGACAACATCTTAAAATTCAGATTATtccatatacacacatatacgaAGCTTTTAAGATACaatacagaaaaagaaagagatcGAGCGCAGAAAAGTTGAGCTGACCTGACTAAAAGAAACAACATCGGAATGAAACCTAGTCCGATCACCCTTGTCACACTTAATCGAAGCCGCAACATCAGAAACAACAATCCCTCCAGGACAGACCAATTCCTTGGACCGTGTCCGATCAACCTCGATCAATCCTTTACCAGACGGCCCCACTTTACACGCACTCAAACGCAAATCAGTCGTCAGATCATACCCTGATCCTATGGCCACCACCGCACTCTCCGCTGCTCTCTGAGGATCCAACCTATTCGCATTAAACGCCatcaaaaaaatctaaataaaatattgtatatcAAATAATCAACTCATCATCTGGCTAACTACATGGTTTATTTAGTTAGGTAGAAAGTTGACAATTGTGTGTGTAAATTGGGAGTTAATGTGTGAGAGAGAGTTAATGTGTGAGAGAGAAGCAAGATAGTTGACTAGGAATTTATTCGTAGATTTGACGAAGTCCCTGAATTTAAGACAGCGACGCGTACTTATAGTATATTGGCGCCATTTTACGAGAGATAAGCCTAAGTGAATTTGTTTATAAACGGCAAAAGGCGGCGGCGGATATTTTCATTACAAGTTGTCTAGTTGAGTTAAAATATCTTGTCGTCTGCTTTTTTTCTGTTACCATTGGTTCTTGTAAGACAGGGACATGAAATAGTAAAGTAAAATATAAgttacattttttaatttatagttCCTTAAAGTTTATGAAGCGATGGTGCGATTACAGTTGTGTACGCCCATTTAGTGTTATAcgagattttaaattgttgactTCACTACAAACGAGGGATAATTGTGAAGTAGAATCTTTTTTGCCACAATTTTTCTGCTGAATTGGTAAAATTAATAGTAAAAAGTATTTAAAACATGTAATAATAATACTATATGTAGAGCGTTTTAATTGAAGGCAAATGGGTAAtgcttaataatttttgatgagaATAACGATATATTTCCCTACCCTGCCATTTCTGTAGGTGTGGGCCAGATTTAGCTTAAAATGAACAGACCACAAAATGACTAGCCGCGTCAGATTAGCGTTAGGCCCAAGTATATTGACCTTTTTGGGCCGAAAGTTAGTACTGGTTGCATCCGTTTTAAGGCGGTGTTAAAAACTTTCTAATTGGGCCGAGAGAGTCGTATGTCCTGcccagttgcaagactagacACATGAATGGGCAATGGGCTAAGCAAACGTTCTTTTGATTCTGAACACGCCTCTTGTACAAAAGTTTGACTAATTTCaagaaattatgttataaaactATTATGAAAAGAAGAAGGGAATGCAGAAAAATACTTCATAAAAATGTAGATGAAGAAGGATTAATGTTTTAATAATAGTCTTGAACGTCAGGAGAATGATCAAGTGAATGATTAAATTAGtaacattatttatatatttgccGAATTTTGATATGTATCTGAAATGTAAAACTTGGTCTTCTGTACCACTGCAAATGGTACTCCTATTGGATCTCTCAAGTCAGAAGTACATTTGCACTGCCAGGTATAAGTTtgtttgtaaaaatatttatgtatctgTCATgctatttgaaaaaaaattcaagataaAAATTTAGGATAAATATCATTACTCTTATTCTATGAGTAATAATATTAGGATCTCATAAACCAGATGAATAGTAATCAGTTTCcttaatatttttcaagaacATGTATTtggaatcaaaaataaaatttcataacTTCGACAACTATTCATATATATACCGAAGATCGTAATATTAGATATCTAAAAAAGtttatcacataaatatattatatacatgtaagatgaaatttgaaaattaatttcttGTGTTTGATTTCATTTGTAGACCAAATTACGGGAATTGgcatatgtacaaatatattcttaaacttattatttaagttactgtttataatttttggtttagTCAACtgtatttagtttgtataaTTGTTAGCTAGACTAGCTAGGTCTTTATTTCTCAAGTGGTAACAGGAGTAAATGGAATAAGTCAGGAGGATAATATAGGCATTAGTTGCGGTTTGAGGACATCACTACATGAccaattatatactccctccgtccccctcaattgtttacattggaggggggcacggagaccaagacaatgtatgaaaaatgagtaaagtttgatgaaaagtgggtaaaatggtgggacccatcaatatttaatcatagatttgagatagtggaggaaattagtgggtgtaatagtagtttttattgttaaatatgagatagtgagGGAAGATAGTGGatgtaatgatggaaaaaacttactatttatggtaacgtaaagaaatgagagggacatccctaTATAGTaactataaataaatgagagggacagagggagtattcaGTAGGGAGTGCTGTGTTTTTATCAAgaaataatacaatataatttcAGCTGATTTTTCTCTTAAAACACCTGTGTTTttaattctatatattataCGAGAGCTACTGATCTTTATggtatatgattttgatttcttaaaaaaatccTCCAAATAAGAAGGCCCGAGGATGGGTCTTCAAAGAAGCCTCAGCAATAGTAACAGACaagaaaaatgaattttttatcaTCATAGAAGGTGGTTGCAGCAGAGAGGCTGCACAGAGAGATGATGATCCACAACAAATGGGCTGTGTCATAGTTGTGTCCCATTGAACTATTAGAATCAAGATTTCGCATAATTTTTGGAAGCTTGTTCTTTGGGTAGAAGCATTTGTGAAAACGTCTTcgtatatgtataaaataaatgTTGAGTGCAAACATGAAAGCAACATAATGTTGTTGATAACAAAGGTGTAAAAAAATACCAACCAAGGTAAATAAGAAGTGTCACATGGACAAAGAAGCAACGTGTGAAATGGACAAATAAAAGACTAAACGGGCTCAGTTAAAATTCAAATGAGCTGATAAAAAAGTTGTCAGATGGCCAAATGATTTTGTTATATGGATAGTAAGGTGAGGTCATTAATCGAGTGGA
This region includes:
- the LOC108205623 gene encoding MACPF domain-containing protein NSL1, whose amino-acid sequence is MAFNANRLDPQRAAESAVVAIGSGYDLTTDLRLSACKVGPSGKGLIEVDRTRSKELVCPGGIVVSDVAASIKCDKGDRTRFHSDVVSFSQMSEQLNQDVSLSGKVPSGLFNAMFDYKGCWQKDAATTKALAFDGWFITLYSIELARSHITLLADVKKEVPSSWDPAALAEFIEKYGTHIIVGVKMGGKDVIHLKQLQSSNLEPTDMQVLLKKLADERFSESENEILTQAPEGKKKETQSVVWDLNPPFAHSFRPPVVSHSKNNDMLSIRIRRGGLDNGQSHKEWLSTISQFPNVISMSFVPLVSLLSGVRGSGFLSHAINLYLRYKPPMEDLQQFLEFQVPRQWAPAYSDLPLAPRHRKFGFPSLKFTFMGPKLYVNTTKVDSENRPVTGIRLYLEGKKSDHLAIHLQHLSTLPETLKLSDDLSYNPANDPIQKDYIEAVKWGVFSHICTQPVQYNGARIDDSASIVTKAWLEVKGMGMKKVLFLRLGFSMVESAEIRRSEWDGPTTSTRKSGVISMLMTSPFSTGLNEPELPPKVDINSAIYARGPPLPKKAPKMSNFVDTKEMVRGPEDPPGYWVVTGAKLCVDGGRIGMKVKYSLLTIMSDETLSI